A single Tenacibaculum sp. 190524A02b DNA region contains:
- a CDS encoding tyrosine-protein phosphatase, producing MIFFKKKELPLNEVFNDSFVDIHSHLLPGIDDGAKSIENSIELIEKMYSYGIKNFITTPHVLGDVYPNSSQLIKEKETEVKKELLKRGMNDISFTAAAEYMMDEQFVERLKRDDILTLKDNYVLVEMSYFNAPFNLYEILFDIQLKGYKPVLAHPERYNFYHNDFQQYYKLKKAGCVFQLNLLSLTEQYGKGVQKITQKLLSENLYDFVGTDTHHMNHLRLLKKIGDKKVVNKIKNLIRNNELD from the coding sequence ATGATCTTTTTTAAGAAAAAAGAATTGCCGTTAAATGAGGTTTTTAATGATAGTTTTGTAGACATACATTCACATTTGTTACCAGGTATTGATGACGGAGCTAAAAGTATAGAAAACTCAATTGAATTGATAGAGAAAATGTATTCTTATGGAATTAAGAATTTTATAACAACACCTCATGTATTAGGTGATGTGTATCCCAACTCATCTCAGTTAATCAAAGAAAAAGAAACCGAAGTTAAAAAAGAATTGTTGAAAAGAGGGATGAATGATATTTCATTTACAGCTGCAGCTGAATATATGATGGATGAGCAATTTGTTGAGAGGCTTAAGCGTGATGATATTCTTACATTAAAAGATAATTATGTTTTAGTTGAGATGTCTTACTTTAATGCACCTTTTAACTTATATGAAATATTGTTTGATATCCAATTAAAAGGTTATAAACCTGTTTTGGCGCATCCTGAACGTTATAATTTTTATCACAATGATTTTCAACAGTATTATAAACTAAAAAAAGCGGGATGTGTTTTTCAACTCAATTTATTGTCTTTAACAGAGCAATATGGTAAAGGAGTCCAGAAGATAACACAGAAATTACTTAGCGAAAATTTATATGATTTTGTAGGAACAGATACGCATCATATGAATCATTTGAGATTGTTAAAAAAGATAGGAGACAAGAAAGTAGTCAACAAAATAAAAAATTTAATTAGAAATAATGAACTTGACTAG
- a CDS encoding nucleoside-diphosphate sugar epimerase/dehydratase, whose amino-acid sequence MVKNLFLKIIDRYASRWVVLVIDVVLVCISFILAYSVRFNASLNFDIEKLYTQVPFIAFVAIISFLLVGSYRGIIRHTGTRDAFNVFVGVTLLSMINISVVLFNSTFKIFPQFTIPRSIVIIHYLITVLVLIISRYVFKAFYEIISSELDDIINVLIYGAGDSGLMTYGALNRDTKNNYQVVGFLDDDPKKLGKKINRIKIYTGKNINEEFVKRKEIDEIIISIQNIKSEKLLYLTDKLLKLGVKVKIVPPLSKWIDGDLEANQIKQVKIEDLLNRKPISIDNPIVKRDVNNKVILVTGAAGSIGSEISRQLSNYNYKHLVLIDQAESDLYDLQQELVQKGRKNFTAIVADVRDRIRMADIFDIYQPNKVFHAAAYKHVPLMEMSPYEAVKINIGGTKNIADLSIEHQIERFVMVSTDKAVNPTNVMGATKRVAEMYISCLSNSKSHNTKFTTTRFGNVLGSNGSVIPLFKKQIENGGPLTVTHKDITRYFMTIPEACRLVLEAGTMGNGGEIYIFDMGKSVKIFDIAKRMILLSGLRYPDDIDIKITGLRPGEKLYEELLANGENTTPTYHEKIMIAKNQEINYSIISKKIIDLCESNKTHNNHKTVQLIKDIVPEYISNNSIYEKLDSSIKN is encoded by the coding sequence ATGGTTAAAAATTTATTTTTAAAGATTATAGACAGATACGCCTCAAGGTGGGTTGTGTTGGTTATAGATGTAGTATTAGTTTGTATTTCTTTTATACTTGCTTATTCCGTTCGCTTTAATGCAAGCTTAAATTTTGATATTGAAAAACTTTACACTCAAGTTCCTTTTATAGCTTTTGTTGCTATAATTAGCTTCCTCCTTGTAGGATCATACCGTGGAATTATTAGACATACTGGTACAAGAGATGCTTTTAATGTTTTTGTAGGCGTCACCTTGCTCTCTATGATTAATATTAGTGTTGTTTTATTTAATAGCACTTTTAAAATTTTCCCTCAATTTACTATACCTAGATCAATTGTTATCATTCATTACTTAATTACGGTATTGGTATTGATTATCAGTAGATATGTTTTTAAAGCTTTTTATGAAATAATTTCTTCTGAGTTAGATGATATTATAAATGTTTTAATCTATGGAGCTGGTGATTCTGGTTTAATGACATACGGTGCATTAAATAGAGACACTAAAAATAATTATCAAGTTGTTGGTTTTTTAGATGATGACCCAAAAAAACTAGGAAAAAAAATTAACCGTATAAAGATTTATACCGGAAAAAACATAAATGAAGAGTTTGTTAAACGTAAAGAAATAGATGAAATAATTATTTCTATTCAAAATATTAAATCTGAAAAGCTTCTTTATTTAACAGACAAGCTTTTAAAACTAGGGGTTAAAGTAAAAATAGTACCTCCTTTATCTAAATGGATTGATGGTGACCTAGAAGCAAACCAAATTAAGCAAGTAAAAATTGAAGATTTATTAAACAGGAAACCTATATCTATAGACAACCCAATAGTAAAAAGGGATGTTAATAATAAAGTTATACTAGTTACAGGAGCTGCTGGCTCAATTGGTTCAGAAATTTCTAGACAATTAAGTAACTACAATTACAAACATTTAGTTTTAATTGATCAAGCTGAATCTGATCTTTATGATTTACAGCAAGAGCTAGTTCAAAAAGGAAGAAAAAACTTTACAGCTATTGTTGCAGATGTTAGAGATAGAATTAGAATGGCTGATATTTTTGATATATACCAACCAAATAAAGTTTTTCATGCCGCTGCATACAAACATGTCCCTTTAATGGAAATGAGTCCTTATGAAGCAGTAAAAATTAATATTGGCGGAACTAAAAATATTGCTGACTTGTCTATTGAACACCAAATTGAACGTTTTGTAATGGTTTCTACAGACAAAGCTGTGAACCCTACTAATGTAATGGGAGCTACAAAACGTGTTGCTGAAATGTACATAAGTTGCTTAAGTAACTCTAAAAGTCACAACACAAAATTTACCACAACTCGTTTTGGTAACGTACTGGGGTCAAATGGCTCTGTTATACCTCTTTTTAAAAAACAAATTGAAAACGGAGGTCCTTTAACAGTTACACACAAAGATATTACACGCTATTTCATGACTATTCCTGAAGCTTGCAGACTGGTTTTAGAAGCAGGAACTATGGGGAATGGAGGAGAAATATACATTTTTGACATGGGGAAATCTGTTAAAATATTTGATATTGCTAAAAGAATGATTCTCCTTTCTGGACTTAGATACCCTGATGATATAGATATTAAAATTACTGGTCTTCGCCCTGGTGAAAAACTATATGAGGAACTTTTAGCTAATGGAGAAAACACGACCCCTACCTATCATGAAAAAATAATGATTGCCAAAAATCAAGAAATTAACTATTCCATAATTTCTAAAAAAATAATAGACTTGTGTGAAAGTAATAAAACTCATAACAACCACAAAACAGTTCAACTTATTAAGGATATTGTTCCTGAGTACATATCTAACAATTCTATATATGAAAAGTTAGACTCTTCAATAAAAAATTAA
- the ccsA gene encoding cytochrome c biogenesis protein CcsA, giving the protein MKKILNILYSTRLMAILFFVFAIAMGVATFIENDYGTQTSKALVYNTWWFELILLFFVINFLGNIFRYRLYKKEKWTVLLFHVAFLFILIGAGITRYISYEGIMILDEGETSNTFLSDTNYLNVVIDNNEFQKTTANKLLLSAWGKNSANFTETFQPNNKSEKHEIHFNLVDYIPWSEKKLVIDENGIEHLFLVESSSGSRHEHYIKRGSIQNIHNILVGFDAPNNNASINFFYENGSLKLLSKNNGDWLRMADQKKGLVVKDSAQHFQFLTLHNINGLQFVIPKSPEKGTIKTVSGKKDPKKFDTVIFDITINGETKRQEFLGGQFNVNDQKQFSIGGLNFRAWYGAKQLQTPFKVKLNDFQLEKYPGSESAASYASEVTVIDSEETFDFRIFMNHILDYRGYKLFQSSYKIEEGREQTHLSVNHDFWGTWVSYFGYSLLFFGLIANLFAKNTRFDDLKNALVKIRSKKAKLTTIALFTALTSFSQHNTQHKAKEITEVQIDSIFKANIVNKEHAELFSTLVIQDAGGRMKPAHTFASELVRKVAHGDTFRGMEPSQILLSITESPMFWLNVPFIYLEKGNTQIREVLDLPQETKYARFIDFYKADGTSKIGHLVIDAQKKKIQNKFETDIIKIERRVWLLSQALGGGLLRIFPIPKDENNKWVSQPETSQANFKGTDSVFVRQSLPVYLQLLQASKKSGDYTETNKVLNGIKKFQQKFGAEVIPSKDKINIEIAYNKTNIFVKLSKYYGYVSLLLIFFVFLGIFNNKPWIHKIVKVLIGAVIILFIFHVLGLTARWYISGNAPWSNAYESIIFVGFATMLFGLLLGKNSPLTIAATTFLVSVILMFAHQNWLDPEIANLVPVLNSWWLYVHVSIIVSGYGPFAMGMILGIFTLFLMIFTTKKNKKKMELHIKELTIINEMALTVGLVMFTVGNFLGGMWANESWGRYWGWDPKETWALISIMVYAFVLHMRLIPGLRGKYTFNLWSIIAFASVMMTYFGVNFYLSGLHSYASGDKVITPTSVYYSIAFVATIGTLAWFKNQKYYKK; this is encoded by the coding sequence ATGAAGAAAATCTTAAATATTCTTTACTCTACTCGTTTAATGGCTATTTTATTTTTTGTATTCGCCATAGCCATGGGAGTAGCTACTTTTATTGAAAATGATTATGGAACTCAAACTTCTAAGGCTTTAGTTTATAACACTTGGTGGTTTGAGCTAATTCTACTATTTTTTGTTATTAACTTTTTGGGTAATATTTTTAGATACCGTCTTTATAAAAAAGAAAAATGGACTGTTTTACTTTTCCATGTTGCTTTTCTTTTTATTTTAATTGGTGCTGGTATTACTAGATATATTAGCTATGAAGGTATTATGATTTTAGATGAAGGTGAAACCTCTAATACCTTTTTATCTGATACCAATTACTTAAATGTTGTAATAGACAATAATGAATTTCAGAAAACCACAGCTAATAAACTATTACTTTCTGCTTGGGGCAAAAACTCAGCTAATTTTACTGAAACTTTCCAACCGAATAACAAAAGTGAAAAACACGAAATTCATTTCAATTTAGTGGATTATATTCCTTGGTCAGAAAAAAAATTAGTTATTGATGAAAACGGTATAGAGCATTTATTTTTAGTGGAAAGCTCTAGTGGAAGCAGGCACGAACATTATATTAAAAGAGGTAGTATTCAAAACATTCATAATATTTTAGTTGGTTTTGATGCTCCTAACAACAATGCTTCCATTAATTTCTTTTATGAGAACGGCAGTTTAAAATTACTTTCTAAAAACAATGGTGATTGGCTTAGAATGGCTGATCAGAAAAAAGGACTTGTTGTTAAAGATAGTGCACAGCATTTTCAATTTTTAACCCTACATAATATTAATGGTCTTCAGTTTGTTATTCCTAAATCACCTGAAAAAGGAACTATTAAAACAGTAAGCGGGAAAAAGGATCCTAAAAAATTTGACACCGTAATTTTTGATATCACAATCAATGGAGAAACTAAACGTCAAGAATTTTTAGGAGGTCAATTTAATGTAAACGACCAAAAGCAATTTAGTATTGGAGGTTTAAATTTTAGAGCATGGTATGGAGCAAAACAGCTTCAGACACCTTTTAAGGTTAAGTTAAACGATTTTCAATTAGAAAAATATCCTGGTTCAGAAAGTGCTGCTTCTTATGCTAGTGAAGTTACTGTAATTGACTCTGAAGAAACTTTTGATTTTAGAATATTTATGAATCATATTTTAGATTATAGAGGCTACAAACTCTTTCAATCTAGCTATAAAATAGAAGAAGGAAGAGAACAAACACATTTATCTGTTAATCATGATTTTTGGGGTACTTGGGTTTCCTATTTTGGATATTCTTTACTGTTTTTTGGTTTAATAGCCAATTTATTCGCAAAAAACACTCGTTTTGATGATTTAAAAAATGCATTAGTCAAAATTCGTTCTAAAAAAGCCAAACTAACAACTATAGCTTTATTTACAGCATTAACAAGTTTTAGTCAGCACAATACGCAACACAAAGCAAAAGAGATTACTGAAGTACAAATAGATTCTATTTTTAAAGCAAATATTGTTAATAAAGAACATGCTGAATTATTTAGTACACTTGTTATTCAAGACGCAGGTGGAAGAATGAAACCTGCACACACATTTGCTTCTGAATTGGTAAGAAAAGTAGCTCATGGTGATACTTTTAGAGGCATGGAACCTAGCCAAATACTTTTATCCATTACTGAAAGCCCTATGTTTTGGTTAAATGTTCCTTTTATTTATTTAGAAAAAGGAAATACTCAAATTAGAGAAGTATTAGACCTTCCTCAGGAAACTAAATATGCTCGTTTTATTGATTTCTATAAAGCTGATGGTACCTCTAAAATAGGTCACTTAGTAATTGATGCTCAAAAGAAAAAAATTCAAAATAAATTTGAAACTGATATCATTAAGATTGAACGTAGGGTTTGGTTATTATCACAAGCATTAGGTGGTGGTCTTTTAAGAATATTTCCTATTCCAAAAGACGAGAACAACAAATGGGTTTCACAACCTGAAACATCTCAAGCAAATTTTAAAGGTACAGACTCTGTATTTGTTCGTCAATCATTACCTGTATATTTACAATTGTTACAAGCTTCAAAAAAATCAGGAGATTATACAGAAACTAATAAAGTATTGAATGGCATCAAAAAGTTTCAACAAAAATTTGGAGCTGAAGTAATCCCTTCAAAAGATAAAATTAACATAGAAATAGCTTACAACAAAACAAATATTTTTGTAAAGCTATCTAAATACTATGGTTATGTTAGTTTACTTCTTATATTTTTCGTCTTTCTAGGAATTTTCAACAATAAACCATGGATTCATAAAATTGTAAAAGTTTTAATTGGAGCTGTAATCATACTGTTTATTTTTCATGTTTTAGGTTTAACTGCTAGATGGTATATTAGTGGGAATGCTCCATGGAGTAACGCTTATGAATCTATTATTTTTGTAGGATTTGCCACCATGTTATTTGGATTATTATTAGGAAAAAACTCTCCCTTAACTATTGCTGCTACCACATTTTTAGTTTCAGTAATCTTAATGTTTGCACATCAAAATTGGTTAGACCCTGAGATAGCAAATCTAGTTCCCGTGTTAAACTCTTGGTGGTTATATGTACATGTTTCTATTATTGTTTCTGGTTATGGTCCATTTGCCATGGGAATGATACTAGGAATTTTTACATTATTCTTAATGATATTTACCACAAAAAAGAATAAAAAGAAAATGGAGTTGCATATAAAAGAATTAACTATTATTAATGAAATGGCTTTAACTGTTGGTTTAGTCATGTTTACTGTCGGAAACTTTTTAGGTGGTATGTGGGCTAATGAAAGTTGGGGACGTTATTGGGGTTGGGATCCTAAAGAGACTTGGGCTTTAATTTCGATTATGGTTTATGCATTTGTTTTACATATGCGTTTAATTCCAGGCTTAAGAGGTAAATATACTTTTAACCTTTGGTCAATTATAGCTTTTGCCTCTGTTATGATGACTTATTTTGGTGTTAACTTTTACTTGTCAGGTCTACACTCTTATGCAAGTGGAGATAAAGTAATTACTCCTACTTCTGTATACTACTCTATTGCTTTTGTTGCTACTATTGGAACTTTAGCTTGGTTTAAAAATCAAAAATATTATAAGAAGTAA
- a CDS encoding polysaccharide biosynthesis tyrosine autokinase: MEKDQKYTKGIQDNDTINIRAELEKYLIHWRWFALGVFLAIIGAFLFLRYSTPKYSVSSTILIKNDKKGGISEELAAFEDLGIVGGSSKNIDNEIEIIKSRKLISDVINKLNLDITYHSEGRIKESEIYNNKPISINFENVKKELDSVISIKIISDQKFELFNQEETKVSENTFGQLINNSLLKGLTISKTNSFTEKSIGNKIKISVRSINKIIDSYRKAISINPINKKSSVLKLSLQSTVKEKAEDILNELVEQYNIDAINDKKKVSKKTSDFITERLQSIGTELSRIDDNVKKFKKNNNITDIEAEAQLILQTNTLNRQKVIEASTQLDLVKALNKEVNTNDDLLPSNLGLDEPNIAKSINEYNQLILQKKRLLKSAGEKNTVVIEVQDNINNIKSSLKKSLLNRERLLEINLGNLKRESARSNYKISSIPNQERKYLDIARQQEIIAGLYSYLLKKKEETAISLTATALPNAKIIDKAYGSDIPVSPKKKIILLASLLLGIIIPFIIIYLRDLLDTKVHTKRDIEELTNIPFLGDIPHSEIKEKIVINASARSSIAEAFRLIRTNLEFMIPNTDTKEGKTIFVTSTTSGEGKSFTSINLASSLSLSGKKVILVGMDLRAPKITEYLEIPDRKGITNFITNNNINLDSLKFNIPEIPSLDIISSGAIPPNPAELLMNSRIKEIFTELKQQYDYVIIDTAPVNLVTDTLLIAKNADLVIYVTRANYLDKRMLVVPQTLYSDKKLPNLAIILNDTDIKRGYGYGYGYGYGYGYGIADDIGTKPWYKKLF; encoded by the coding sequence ATGGAAAAAGATCAGAAATATACAAAAGGAATTCAAGATAACGATACTATTAATATTAGAGCCGAATTAGAAAAATATTTAATTCATTGGCGTTGGTTTGCTCTTGGCGTTTTTTTAGCAATCATTGGTGCTTTTCTTTTTTTAAGATATAGCACTCCAAAATATAGTGTTTCTTCTACTATTTTAATTAAAAATGATAAAAAAGGAGGTATTTCTGAAGAATTAGCTGCTTTTGAAGACTTAGGTATTGTTGGGGGGTCAAGCAAAAATATTGATAATGAAATTGAAATTATCAAGTCGAGAAAACTAATATCTGACGTTATTAATAAATTGAACTTAGATATTACCTATCACTCTGAAGGTAGAATAAAAGAAAGTGAAATTTATAACAACAAACCTATTTCTATTAACTTTGAGAATGTTAAAAAAGAACTAGACTCTGTTATATCAATTAAAATAATTTCAGATCAAAAGTTTGAATTATTTAATCAAGAAGAAACTAAGGTTTCAGAAAATACTTTTGGACAATTAATAAATAATTCTTTGCTAAAAGGATTAACTATAAGTAAAACTAACTCTTTTACAGAAAAGAGTATTGGTAATAAAATAAAAATTAGTGTTCGCTCTATCAATAAGATAATAGACTCTTACAGAAAGGCTATTTCTATAAACCCTATTAATAAAAAATCTAGCGTTCTAAAATTATCATTACAATCAACTGTTAAAGAAAAAGCTGAAGACATTTTAAATGAGTTGGTTGAGCAGTATAACATAGATGCTATTAATGATAAGAAAAAAGTTTCAAAAAAGACAAGTGATTTTATTACTGAAAGACTTCAAAGTATAGGTACTGAATTAAGTAGAATTGATGATAATGTTAAAAAATTCAAGAAAAACAATAACATTACTGATATAGAAGCTGAAGCTCAGTTAATTTTACAAACCAATACTTTAAATAGACAAAAAGTAATTGAGGCATCTACACAATTAGATTTAGTAAAAGCACTTAATAAAGAAGTTAATACTAATGATGATTTATTACCTAGTAACTTAGGACTTGATGAACCTAACATTGCTAAATCTATTAATGAGTATAATCAACTAATACTTCAAAAAAAGAGGTTATTAAAGAGTGCTGGTGAGAAAAATACAGTAGTCATTGAAGTTCAAGATAACATTAACAATATCAAGTCTTCATTAAAGAAGAGTCTTCTCAATCGAGAAAGATTATTAGAAATAAACCTGGGCAACCTTAAAAGAGAATCTGCTAGATCTAATTATAAAATTTCCTCTATACCTAATCAGGAACGTAAATACCTTGATATTGCTCGTCAACAAGAAATTATAGCTGGCTTATATTCTTATTTATTAAAGAAAAAAGAAGAAACAGCTATTTCATTAACAGCTACTGCTCTTCCAAATGCAAAAATTATTGATAAAGCTTATGGTTCTGATATACCTGTAAGCCCTAAAAAGAAAATCATCCTTTTAGCTTCATTATTATTAGGAATAATCATTCCTTTTATTATAATCTACTTAAGAGATTTGTTAGATACTAAAGTCCATACTAAAAGAGATATTGAAGAATTAACAAATATCCCTTTCTTAGGTGATATTCCACATTCAGAAATTAAAGAAAAAATAGTTATCAATGCAAGTGCAAGATCAAGTATCGCTGAAGCTTTTAGGCTAATTCGAACAAACTTAGAGTTTATGATTCCTAATACAGATACTAAAGAAGGGAAAACTATTTTTGTCACCTCAACTACTAGTGGTGAAGGAAAATCATTTACGTCTATTAATTTAGCGTCTTCTTTGTCATTATCAGGTAAAAAAGTGATTCTTGTTGGTATGGATTTACGAGCTCCCAAAATAACAGAATACCTAGAAATACCTGATCGTAAAGGTATTACAAACTTCATTACTAATAACAATATAAATTTAGACTCTTTAAAATTTAACATTCCTGAAATTCCTAGCTTAGATATAATTTCATCTGGAGCTATCCCTCCAAACCCAGCAGAATTATTAATGAATTCTAGAATTAAAGAAATATTCACTGAGTTAAAACAACAATATGATTATGTAATTATAGATACAGCTCCAGTAAACTTAGTAACCGATACTTTATTAATAGCAAAAAATGCTGATTTAGTCATCTATGTAACCAGAGCTAACTACCTAGACAAAAGAATGTTAGTTGTACCTCAAACATTATATAGTGACAAAAAATTACCAAATCTTGCTATTATACTAAATGATACAGATATAAAAAGAGGTTATGGTTACGGATATGGATACGGATACGGTTATGGATATGGAATTGCAGATGACATTGGTACTAAACCTTGGTATAAAAAATTATTTTAA
- a CDS encoding IS3 family transposase (programmed frameshift): MNDNIYRKRTQKDYTMSFKLSVVSEVEKGELTYKQAQLKYGIQGRSTVLVWLRKYGNFDWDHQTPSTMPKSPEQKLLELEQKLRQLEKQNNRLKAQAAAVEKKAILFDMMIDLAEKEYKIPIKKKLQNRVIDMFVLQKKESISSTCKLLGFSRQVYYRANYRVTKAHTIANKVVELVKDVRMEQPRIGTRKLYYILSEELGSLGVGRDRLFDILRANKLLIKRQKSYHITTNSHHRFRKHANLIETLEVNRPEQVWVADITYLGSRKKPMYLSLITDAYSKKIVGYHLDKTLAVNSTVKALVMAIKNRVYPEKELIHHSDRGIQYCSNIYQDILSKQKLKCSMTESYDPYQNAIAERVNGILKQEFFTNTTNLDIKIMEKIVKQSITIYNSKRPHWSCHFKTPDQAHQQNIMKIKSYRKKTSSKAITLDDV, encoded by the exons ATGAATGACAATATTTACCGCAAACGTACACAGAAAGATTATACTATGAGTTTTAAACTTTCGGTTGTATCGGAAGTAGAAAAAGGCGAACTAACTTACAAACAGGCTCAACTTAAATATGGGATTCAAGGTCGTAGCACTGTTTTAGTATGGTTAAGAAAATATGGTAACTTTGATTGGGATCATCAAACACCATCTACTATGCCAAAATCGCCAGAACAAAAACTATTAGAGTTAGAACAAAAATTACGTCAATTAGAAAAGCAAAATAATCGTTTAAAAGCTCAAGCAGCAGCAGTAGAGAAGAAAGCGATACTATTTGATATGATGATTGATTTAGCTGAGAAAGAGTATAAGATTCCTATCA AGAAAAAACTCCAAAACCGAGTAATTGATATGTTTGTTTTACAAAAGAAAGAAAGTATTTCTTCCACCTGTAAATTACTCGGGTTTAGTAGGCAGGTGTATTATCGAGCTAATTATAGAGTTACCAAAGCTCACACCATAGCCAATAAGGTTGTTGAGTTGGTTAAGGATGTAAGAATGGAACAGCCAAGAATTGGAACAAGAAAACTGTATTATATTCTTTCAGAAGAATTAGGCAGTTTAGGTGTAGGAAGGGATCGATTATTTGATATTTTACGAGCTAATAAACTATTGATAAAACGACAAAAAAGTTACCATATTACAACCAACTCACATCATCGTTTTAGAAAACATGCTAATCTTATTGAAACTTTGGAAGTAAATCGACCAGAACAAGTATGGGTAGCAGATATTACTTATTTAGGGAGCCGTAAAAAACCTATGTATTTATCATTAATTACAGATGCATATTCTAAGAAAATTGTGGGATACCATTTGGATAAAACTTTAGCGGTGAACTCAACTGTAAAAGCCTTGGTCATGGCTATAAAAAACAGAGTATATCCAGAGAAGGAACTTATCCATCATTCAGATAGAGGGATACAGTACTGTAGTAACATCTATCAAGATATTTTGTCAAAACAAAAGCTTAAATGCAGTATGACAGAATCATATGATCCATATCAAAATGCCATAGCTGAAAGGGTTAATGGAATCTTGAAACAAGAGTTCTTTACCAATACTACAAATCTAGATATTAAGATAATGGAGAAAATAGTAAAACAATCAATAACTATTTATAACTCTAAAAGACCGCATTGGTCATGTCATTTTAAAACTCCTGACCAAGCACATCAACAAAACATTATGAAAATAAAATCATATCGAAAAAAAACATCATCTAAAGCTATAACTTTAGATGATGTTTAA
- a CDS encoding DUF2892 domain-containing protein: protein MFNKNIKLVLAGLITLWSIYEFTQGHIMNGISILLLAGIFVLFYFKNEFILLAFLQLRKQNFDGARKWLGYIKNPSAALIQKQEGYYNYLHGIMLSQTNMTQAEKFLKKAVKLGLAMDHDLAMAKLQLAGIAMTKRRKREATALMAEAKKLDKHGMLKEQMQMMKQQMKKI from the coding sequence ATGTTTAATAAAAATATAAAATTAGTTTTAGCAGGTTTAATTACTTTATGGTCTATTTATGAGTTTACTCAAGGACACATAATGAATGGTATTTCAATACTTTTACTTGCTGGTATTTTTGTTTTATTCTACTTTAAAAACGAATTTATATTACTGGCTTTTTTACAGCTTCGTAAACAAAACTTTGACGGTGCTAGAAAATGGCTAGGATATATAAAAAACCCTTCAGCAGCTTTAATTCAAAAGCAAGAAGGATACTACAACTATTTACATGGTATTATGTTATCTCAAACAAATATGACTCAGGCTGAGAAATTCTTAAAAAAAGCTGTTAAATTAGGCTTAGCTATGGATCATGATTTAGCTATGGCAAAGCTACAGCTAGCTGGTATTGCTATGACCAAAAGACGCAAAAGAGAGGCTACTGCTTTAATGGCTGAGGCTAAAAAATTAGACAAACATGGAATGCTTAAAGAGCAAATGCAAATGATGAAACAACAGATGAAAAAAATCTAG
- a CDS encoding polysaccharide biosynthesis/export family protein, which translates to MQRIKKIVLVFTLAILSSCVSKKEIVYFQNDQIEQAKISNSFKTIFKPDDLLQITISALDLDAVKPFNLPAVTYNTATNSVSGTPKQQAYLIDNEGYIDFPILGKLKIGGLTRPEVINLLRNKLDPEYIKNPTINIRIANFSVSVLGDVKTPGTFTIPNERITILEAVGLAGDLNISGIRDIEVIREEGSEKKVYKIDLRSNKIFTSPVYYLQQNDVVYVKPNKAKSQSASYNQNTGLFISIGSVLVALISVLTR; encoded by the coding sequence ATGCAAAGGATAAAAAAAATTGTTTTAGTTTTTACACTAGCAATTCTCTCATCTTGCGTCTCTAAAAAGGAAATCGTATATTTTCAAAACGACCAAATAGAACAAGCAAAAATCTCCAATAGTTTTAAAACAATCTTTAAACCAGATGATTTGTTACAAATAACTATCTCGGCTTTGGATCTGGATGCTGTAAAACCTTTTAACTTGCCAGCTGTTACTTATAACACTGCTACAAACAGTGTTTCAGGAACTCCTAAACAACAAGCTTATTTAATAGATAATGAAGGGTATATAGATTTCCCTATACTAGGAAAATTAAAAATAGGAGGATTAACAAGACCAGAAGTAATTAATTTACTTAGAAATAAGTTAGATCCTGAATACATTAAAAACCCCACTATTAATATACGAATTGCAAATTTTTCAGTTAGTGTGTTGGGGGATGTAAAAACACCTGGTACTTTTACTATCCCTAATGAAAGAATCACCATATTAGAAGCTGTTGGCTTAGCTGGAGATTTAAACATTTCTGGAATTAGAGATATTGAGGTTATCAGAGAAGAGGGTTCTGAAAAAAAGGTCTACAAAATAGATTTACGCTCTAATAAAATCTTTACCTCTCCTGTTTACTATTTACAACAAAACGACGTTGTATATGTAAAACCAAACAAAGCCAAATCTCAATCTGCATCTTACAATCAAAATACAGGACTATTCATTTCTATAGGTTCAGTTTTGGTTGCTTTAATTTCAGTTTTAACAAGATAA